A genome region from Brachymonas denitrificans includes the following:
- the clpP gene encoding ATP-dependent Clp endopeptidase proteolytic subunit ClpP: protein MQFTRNSALDAQALGLIPMVVEQSGRGERSYDIYSRLLKERVVFLVGPVNDQTANLVVAQLLFLESENPDKDISLYINSPGGSVSAGMSIYDTMQFIKPDVSTLCMGMAASMGAFLLSSGAKGKRFSLPNSRVMIHQPLGGAQGQATDIEIHAREILRLRKDLNQILSENTGQPLEKIERDTERDYFMAAHEAKDYGLVDRVIKHRGEAV, encoded by the coding sequence ATGCAATTCACGCGCAACAGTGCCCTCGATGCCCAAGCCCTCGGCCTCATCCCGATGGTGGTCGAACAATCCGGCCGGGGCGAGCGCTCGTACGACATCTATTCCCGCCTGCTCAAGGAGCGCGTGGTGTTCCTGGTCGGCCCGGTGAACGACCAGACAGCCAATCTGGTGGTGGCCCAGTTGTTGTTCCTCGAGAGCGAGAACCCGGACAAGGATATCTCCCTGTATATCAACTCCCCGGGTGGCTCGGTGAGCGCCGGCATGTCGATCTACGACACCATGCAGTTCATCAAGCCCGACGTGTCCACGCTGTGCATGGGCATGGCGGCCAGCATGGGTGCCTTCCTGCTGTCTTCCGGTGCCAAGGGCAAGCGTTTCAGCCTGCCCAACTCGCGCGTGATGATTCACCAGCCGCTGGGCGGTGCGCAGGGCCAGGCCACCGACATCGAGATCCACGCGCGCGAGATCCTGCGCCTGCGCAAGGACCTGAACCAGATCCTGTCCGAGAACACCGGCCAGCCGCTGGAAAAGATCGAGCGCGATACCGAGCGCGACTACTTCATGGCTGCCCATGAAGCCAAGGACTACGGTCTGGTCGACCGCGTGATCAAGCATCGCGGCGAAGCCGTCTGA
- the tig gene encoding trigger factor has product MSVNVETLEKLERKIVLSVPVKEVQDEVTKRLQRLARTVKMDGFRPGKVPLSVVANQYGPGVQYEVINDKVGEAFFKAATEADLRVAGQPSISEKEGAAEGEMLFDAVFEVYPEVQFKDLAEAEVEKLTAEVDDAAVERTIDILRKQRRTFSQRGKDEPAVDGDRVTVDFEGKIDGEVFAGGKAEDFQYLVGEGQMLAEFEDAVRGMKIGESKTFPLAFPEDYHGKDVAGKTADFLVTVKKLEAAHLPEVNDEFAKQLGVAEATVDGLRADIRKNLEREVKYRVLARNKTAVMDALVANAELDLPKASVQAEINNMVANARADLKQRGIKDADKAPIPGDLFKDQAERRVRLGLIVADLVRANNLLATPEQVQAHVQELAASYEKPEDVARWYTGDQQRMAEIEAVVTENNVTDFVLGKAKVSEKKVSFDELMGQA; this is encoded by the coding sequence ATGTCCGTGAACGTCGAAACCCTGGAAAAGCTGGAGCGCAAGATCGTCCTGTCCGTGCCCGTCAAGGAAGTGCAGGATGAAGTGACCAAGCGCCTGCAGCGTCTGGCCCGCACCGTCAAGATGGACGGCTTCCGTCCTGGCAAGGTGCCGCTGAGCGTGGTGGCCAACCAGTACGGCCCCGGTGTCCAGTATGAAGTGATCAACGACAAGGTTGGCGAAGCCTTCTTCAAGGCTGCCACCGAAGCCGATCTGCGCGTGGCCGGCCAGCCCTCCATCAGCGAGAAGGAAGGTGCCGCCGAAGGCGAGATGCTGTTCGACGCCGTGTTCGAGGTGTACCCCGAAGTGCAGTTCAAGGATCTGGCCGAAGCCGAAGTCGAGAAGCTGACCGCCGAGGTGGACGATGCTGCCGTCGAGCGCACCATCGACATCCTGCGCAAGCAGCGCCGCACCTTCAGTCAGCGCGGCAAGGACGAGCCGGCCGTGGACGGCGACCGCGTGACCGTGGACTTCGAAGGCAAGATCGACGGTGAAGTGTTCGCCGGCGGCAAGGCCGAAGACTTCCAGTACCTGGTCGGCGAAGGCCAGATGCTGGCCGAGTTCGAAGACGCCGTGCGCGGCATGAAGATCGGCGAGAGCAAGACTTTCCCGCTGGCCTTCCCCGAGGACTACCACGGCAAGGACGTGGCTGGCAAGACGGCAGACTTCCTGGTGACCGTGAAGAAGCTGGAAGCCGCCCACCTGCCCGAAGTGAACGACGAGTTCGCCAAGCAGCTGGGCGTGGCCGAAGCCACCGTGGACGGCCTGCGTGCCGACATCCGCAAGAACCTGGAGCGCGAGGTCAAGTACCGCGTGCTGGCCCGCAACAAGACGGCTGTGATGGATGCCCTGGTGGCCAACGCCGAGCTGGACCTGCCCAAGGCCAGTGTGCAGGCCGAGATCAACAACATGGTGGCCAATGCCCGTGCCGACCTGAAGCAGCGCGGCATCAAGGACGCCGACAAGGCTCCGATCCCCGGCGACCTGTTCAAGGACCAGGCCGAGCGTCGCGTGCGCCTGGGCCTGATCGTGGCCGACCTGGTGCGTGCCAACAACCTGCTGGCCACGCCCGAGCAGGTGCAGGCCCACGTGCAGGAACTGGCTGCCAGCTACGAGAAGCCCGAGGACGTGGCCCGCTGGTACACCGGTGACCAGCAGCGCATGGCCGAGATCGAAGCCGTCGTGACCGAGAATAACGTCACCGACTTCGTGCTTGGCAAGGCCAAGGTCAGCGAGAAGAAGGTGAGCTTCGACGAGCTGATGGGCCAGGCCTGA
- the hpnC gene encoding squalene synthase HpnC produces MPSPTPPPVTHYENFPVASLLCPKPLRPAVAAIYHFARTADDLADEGELEAGERLLALHRYRRALELATAPAPYPADGDWPDVMPPLQHAVRQHDLPAALLHDLLTAFERDILHSEAVAVYPRHDDLIDYARYSANPVGRLMLHLYGVRSEPALRQSDAICTALQLFNFWQDISVDVSRGRYYLPQDLADRHGVDCRDPMHAPAAQRAALLQELLERARGLMSQGAALPEAVAGIAGRKAAWELRLVMQGGLRIGEKTAKLGAEAFSKRPRIGAMDGLLMLARSLQPLR; encoded by the coding sequence GTGCCTTCTCCCACCCCGCCACCTGTCACGCATTACGAGAACTTTCCGGTGGCGAGCCTGCTGTGCCCGAAGCCACTGCGACCGGCGGTGGCAGCCATCTATCATTTCGCGCGCACTGCCGACGATCTGGCGGATGAAGGCGAACTGGAGGCCGGCGAGCGTCTGCTGGCGTTGCACCGCTATCGCCGGGCGCTGGAACTGGCCACTGCGCCTGCGCCCTACCCGGCTGATGGCGACTGGCCGGACGTGATGCCCCCCCTGCAGCATGCCGTGAGGCAACACGATCTGCCCGCGGCTCTGCTGCACGACCTGCTCACGGCCTTTGAACGTGACATCCTGCATTCGGAAGCCGTCGCCGTCTACCCCCGCCATGATGACCTGATCGACTACGCCCGCTATTCCGCCAATCCGGTGGGACGGCTGATGTTGCACCTGTATGGCGTGCGCTCGGAGCCTGCGCTGCGACAGAGCGATGCCATCTGCACCGCGCTGCAGCTGTTCAACTTCTGGCAGGACATCTCGGTGGACGTGTCCCGCGGCCGCTACTACCTGCCGCAGGATCTGGCGGATCGCCATGGCGTGGATTGCCGTGACCCCATGCATGCACCGGCAGCGCAGCGAGCAGCCCTGCTGCAAGAATTGCTGGAACGCGCGCGCGGGCTGATGTCGCAAGGGGCGGCGTTGCCGGAAGCCGTGGCTGGTATCGCCGGCCGCAAGGCCGCCTGGGAGCTGCGCCTGGTCATGCAAGGCGGGCTGCGCATCGGGGAAAAAACCGCGAAACTGGGAGCGGAAGCCTTCAGCAAGCGACCTCGCATCGGAGCCATGGATGGGCTGCTCATGCTCGCCCGCAGCCTGCAGCCCTTGCGCTGA
- the hpnD gene encoding presqualene diphosphate synthase HpnD has protein sequence MSETTPATPQQYVQQKAAASGSSFYYAFLFLPAERRAAITAFYAFCREVDDVVDEVSDPSLAQTKLAWWENEVRQSFAGKPTHPVMRALMRHAPTFGIEQRHLMAVIEGCQMDLQQTRYLDFAGLQRYCHLVAGIVGEVSARIFGQTEQQTTEYAHQLGLALQLTNIIRDVGEDAMRGRIYLPISDLQHFGVKASSILAREYSPEFVEMMRYQAQRAHQYYDKALALLPASERRAQKPGLMMASIYRTLLREIEQENFQVLHQRISLTPLRKFWLAWKVQALGAHRI, from the coding sequence ATGTCCGAAACCACGCCCGCCACGCCCCAGCAGTACGTCCAGCAAAAAGCCGCCGCATCCGGCAGCAGCTTCTACTATGCGTTCCTGTTCCTGCCCGCCGAACGACGCGCCGCCATCACGGCCTTCTATGCGTTCTGCCGCGAAGTGGATGACGTGGTGGATGAAGTGAGCGACCCGAGCCTGGCACAGACCAAGCTGGCGTGGTGGGAAAACGAGGTGCGACAGTCCTTTGCCGGCAAGCCCACGCATCCCGTCATGCGCGCCCTGATGCGGCACGCCCCCACCTTCGGAATCGAGCAGCGTCACCTGATGGCGGTGATCGAAGGCTGCCAAATGGACCTGCAGCAAACGCGCTACCTCGACTTTGCCGGGCTGCAGCGCTACTGCCACCTTGTCGCCGGCATCGTCGGCGAAGTCTCGGCCCGCATCTTCGGCCAGACCGAACAGCAAACCACCGAATACGCACACCAACTCGGCCTGGCGCTGCAGCTCACCAACATCATCCGCGACGTCGGCGAAGACGCCATGCGCGGCCGCATCTACCTGCCCATCAGCGACCTGCAGCACTTCGGCGTCAAGGCCAGCTCCATTCTGGCACGCGAATACAGTCCGGAGTTTGTCGAGATGATGCGCTACCAGGCCCAACGCGCACACCAGTACTACGACAAGGCTCTGGCCCTGTTGCCCGCGTCAGAGCGCCGCGCCCAGAAACCCGGCCTGATGATGGCCAGCATCTACCGCACCCTGCTGCGCGAGATCGAACAGGAAAACTTCCAGGTGCTGCACCAGCGCATCAGCCTGACGCCGCTGCGCAAGTTCTGGCTGGCCTGGAAGGTGCAGGCGCTGGGAGCGCACCGGATCTGA
- the hpnE gene encoding hydroxysqualene dehydroxylase HpnE produces MPLQVAVIGAGWAGCAAAVAATRQGHAVTLFEAAAEPGGRARSVTLPDGTTLDNGQHILIGAYRESLRLMQELGVDTQSALLRLPLDLRTPDGHGLCMPSPAGHPQLDVLRAILRARGWSWAARLSLLRVAARWQWQRFRAAERATVQDVCHGLHPRVMADLVTPLCISAFNSQPADTSGSVFLRVLQDALLAERGGSDALIARESLGELLPRPAAQWLERKGASVHLGCRVRVIHRSHQGMWELAHDCKAAASQVGRFDRIILAVPAREAARLVSSIAPKWADVARTLQHAPIATTYARYVGSKPLPPMQALRDTPERPAQFVFSHDAQARTTSGGRKEQLLAFVTSCCELERDALENAIRAQASEQLGLEQLDIIATLVDKRATFMCHAGVLRPPAGIAAGLQACGDYVEGPYPATLEGAVRSGLAAATALPAASVNC; encoded by the coding sequence ATGCCACTGCAAGTCGCGGTTATCGGCGCCGGCTGGGCAGGATGCGCCGCGGCCGTGGCCGCAACACGCCAGGGGCACGCGGTGACGCTCTTCGAAGCCGCTGCCGAACCCGGCGGCCGGGCGCGCAGCGTCACGCTGCCGGACGGCACTACGCTGGACAACGGCCAGCACATTCTGATCGGCGCCTACCGCGAATCCCTGCGTCTGATGCAGGAGCTTGGCGTGGATACACAGAGCGCCCTGCTCCGCCTGCCTCTGGATCTGCGCACACCCGATGGCCATGGACTGTGCATGCCTTCACCCGCCGGCCACCCGCAGCTCGATGTACTGCGCGCCATCCTGCGGGCGCGCGGATGGAGCTGGGCGGCGCGGCTCTCGCTGCTGCGGGTTGCTGCCCGCTGGCAATGGCAGCGCTTCCGCGCAGCGGAACGCGCAACGGTGCAGGACGTGTGCCATGGCCTGCATCCGCGCGTGATGGCCGATCTTGTCACGCCCCTGTGCATATCCGCTTTCAACAGCCAGCCTGCAGACACCAGTGGCTCGGTATTTCTGCGCGTACTGCAGGATGCCCTGCTGGCCGAACGCGGTGGTTCGGATGCGCTGATTGCACGCGAGTCGCTCGGCGAACTGCTGCCCCGCCCCGCCGCACAGTGGCTGGAACGCAAGGGAGCCAGCGTCCATCTCGGCTGTCGCGTACGAGTGATCCATCGATCACATCAGGGAATGTGGGAGCTTGCGCACGACTGCAAGGCAGCGGCCTCACAGGTCGGGCGTTTTGACCGCATCATTCTGGCCGTACCCGCACGTGAGGCAGCGCGCCTGGTCAGCAGCATTGCCCCGAAATGGGCCGACGTTGCCCGGACTTTGCAGCATGCGCCCATCGCCACTACCTACGCCCGGTACGTTGGCTCCAAACCGCTGCCCCCCATGCAGGCCCTGCGCGACACCCCGGAACGCCCCGCACAATTCGTCTTCAGCCACGATGCGCAGGCGAGAACAACAAGTGGCGGCCGCAAGGAACAACTGCTGGCTTTCGTGACCAGTTGCTGCGAACTGGAGCGAGACGCCCTGGAAAACGCCATCCGGGCACAGGCCAGCGAGCAACTCGGCCTGGAGCAGCTCGACATCATCGCCACGCTGGTAGACAAGCGTGCGACCTTTATGTGCCACGCTGGGGTGCTGCGTCCTCCGGCCGGTATCGCTGCAGGTCTGCAAGCTTGCGGGGATTACGTGGAAGGTCCTTATCCGGCGACTCTGGAAGGCGCCGTCCGTAGTGGCCTGGCTGCGGCAACAGCCTTGCCTGCCGCATCGGTTAACTGCTGA
- the der gene encoding ribosome biogenesis GTPase Der: MKPVIALVGRPNVGKSTLFNRMTKSRDAIVADFAGLTRDRHYGNGRQGRREYIVIDTGGFEPDAGEGSIFREMARQTQQAVAEADVVLFIVDARAGLSAQDHDIANYLRRLGKTAILVANKAEGMKEGQQLVDFYELGLGEVYPVSAAHGQGIRSLIDFALDSIGMPEPDEDAPDESEGVIKLAVAGRPNVGKSTLINTWLGEERLVAFDMPGTTRDAISVPFERNGQKFELIDTAGLRRKGKVFEAIEKFSVVKTLQAIESANVVLLLLDATQGVTDQDAHIAGFILESGRAVVVAINKWDAVDEYQRELVLRSVETRLAFLKFAALHYISAIKRQGLGPVWQSIIQAHKAANIKMSTPQLTRLLHEAVQFQAPKRSGMFRPKLRYAHQGGMNPPVVVVHGNSLEHVTDAYKRYLEGRLRKQFNLIGTPLRIEMKTSHNPYADKE, translated from the coding sequence ATGAAACCTGTCATTGCCCTTGTCGGGCGGCCCAATGTGGGCAAATCCACGCTGTTCAACCGGATGACCAAGTCGCGGGACGCGATCGTGGCCGACTTTGCCGGCCTGACGCGGGACCGCCACTATGGCAACGGCCGCCAGGGGCGACGCGAATACATCGTCATCGATACGGGGGGCTTCGAGCCCGATGCGGGCGAAGGCAGCATCTTCCGCGAAATGGCGCGCCAGACGCAGCAGGCCGTGGCCGAGGCGGATGTGGTGCTGTTCATCGTGGACGCGCGTGCCGGCTTGTCGGCACAGGATCATGACATTGCCAACTACCTGCGTCGCCTGGGCAAGACCGCCATCCTGGTGGCCAACAAGGCCGAGGGCATGAAGGAAGGCCAGCAACTGGTCGACTTCTACGAGCTCGGCTTGGGCGAGGTGTACCCCGTATCGGCGGCGCACGGCCAGGGCATTCGCAGCCTGATCGATTTTGCACTCGACAGCATCGGCATGCCCGAGCCGGACGAAGATGCGCCGGATGAAAGCGAAGGCGTCATCAAGCTGGCCGTGGCCGGCCGTCCGAACGTCGGCAAGTCCACGCTGATCAACACCTGGCTGGGCGAGGAGCGCCTGGTGGCCTTCGACATGCCGGGCACCACGCGGGATGCCATCAGCGTGCCTTTCGAGCGCAACGGCCAGAAATTCGAGCTGATCGATACCGCCGGCCTGCGGCGCAAGGGCAAGGTGTTCGAGGCGATCGAGAAGTTCTCGGTGGTCAAGACACTGCAGGCGATCGAGTCGGCCAACGTGGTGCTGCTGTTGCTGGATGCCACGCAGGGCGTGACGGACCAGGACGCGCATATCGCCGGCTTCATCCTGGAAAGTGGTCGCGCCGTGGTGGTGGCGATCAACAAGTGGGACGCAGTTGACGAGTACCAGCGCGAGCTGGTGCTGCGTTCGGTGGAGACGCGGCTGGCATTCCTCAAGTTTGCCGCGCTGCACTATATTTCTGCCATCAAGCGCCAGGGTCTGGGCCCGGTATGGCAGTCCATCATCCAGGCGCACAAGGCGGCGAACATCAAGATGTCCACGCCGCAGCTCACGCGACTGCTGCACGAGGCAGTGCAATTCCAGGCGCCCAAGCGCTCGGGCATGTTCCGTCCCAAGCTGCGCTATGCGCACCAGGGCGGCATGAATCCGCCGGTGGTGGTGGTGCACGGCAATTCGCTGGAACACGTCACCGATGCCTACAAGCGCTATCTGGAAGGCCGGCTGCGCAAGCAGTTCAACCTGATCGGCACGCCGCTGCGCATCGAGATGAAAACCTCGCACAACCCGTACGCGGACAAGGAGTAA
- a CDS encoding PQQ-binding-like beta-propeller repeat protein codes for MIPRRSLKSSAGRWLLASCTVAVLAACSGNKPPPPSPLQANPASVPAGVAWSQKLPAEVNFPLQVATVGNEIVVADSRGNVQAMQAGSGSVLWQASVGKGISAGVGSDGTTAAVVTDRNELVALRGGKEQWRIPLDTRVYTAPLVAGGRVFVLGADRSVAAYDGGNGFRLWTQKARAADDGLVLRQGSLLTAAGGALLAGVSGRVVAFNPDDGTPLMQVSVASARGGTDVARMGDVLAPASREGGSLCTRTFQAGVSCAVLGGGGNTVWSQPSTGSTGISGDAQIVVGSDDSGNVVAWERANGNPVWNNTTLRYRGLGAPLVAGNQVLVGDAQGYVHVLARQSGALVNRVATDGAPIRVAPVLAGNSVIVVGSKGTVTAIQAR; via the coding sequence ATGATCCCGCGTCGCTCCCTGAAGTCCTCCGCTGGCCGCTGGCTGCTGGCATCCTGCACGGTGGCCGTCCTGGCGGCCTGTTCCGGCAACAAGCCTCCGCCGCCGTCGCCGCTGCAGGCCAACCCGGCCAGCGTGCCGGCCGGCGTGGCCTGGAGCCAGAAGCTGCCTGCCGAGGTGAATTTCCCGCTGCAGGTAGCAACGGTTGGCAACGAGATTGTGGTGGCTGACAGCCGCGGCAACGTGCAGGCCATGCAGGCCGGCAGCGGTTCCGTGCTGTGGCAGGCTTCCGTCGGCAAGGGGATCAGCGCCGGTGTCGGCAGCGATGGCACCACGGCAGCCGTGGTGACCGACCGCAACGAACTGGTCGCCCTGCGGGGTGGCAAGGAGCAATGGCGCATCCCGCTGGATACGCGTGTCTATACTGCGCCGCTGGTGGCGGGTGGCCGTGTGTTCGTGCTGGGTGCCGACCGCAGCGTGGCCGCCTACGATGGCGGCAATGGCTTCCGCCTGTGGACGCAGAAGGCCCGTGCCGCTGATGACGGGCTGGTGCTGCGTCAGGGCTCGCTGCTGACTGCCGCTGGTGGTGCGCTGCTGGCAGGCGTGTCTGGCCGCGTGGTGGCGTTCAATCCCGACGACGGCACCCCGCTGATGCAGGTCAGCGTTGCCAGCGCCCGTGGCGGTACCGACGTGGCCCGCATGGGCGACGTGCTGGCTCCCGCATCGCGCGAGGGCGGCAGCCTGTGCACGCGCACCTTCCAGGCCGGCGTGAGCTGTGCCGTGCTGGGTGGCGGCGGCAACACCGTGTGGAGCCAGCCCAGCACGGGGTCGACCGGCATTTCCGGCGATGCCCAGATCGTGGTCGGTAGCGATGACTCCGGCAACGTGGTGGCCTGGGAACGTGCCAACGGCAATCCGGTGTGGAACAACACCACGCTGCGTTACCGCGGCCTGGGCGCGCCGCTGGTGGCCGGCAACCAGGTGCTGGTGGGTGACGCACAGGGTTATGTGCATGTGCTGGCGCGCCAGAGCGGCGCCCTGGTGAACCGTGTTGCCACCGATGGTGCCCCGATCCGGGTGGCGCCGGTGCTGGCCGGCAACTCGGTGATTGTCGTGGGCAGCAAGGGCACCGTCACCGCCATTCAAGCCCGCTGA
- a CDS encoding YfgM family protein, whose product MAIQIQNLDLEEQEQLDKLKHFWERWGNLISGVLIVALLGFAGWRGYDWYQSRQAGQASGLYDQVQANAEAGDTTKLASSLKAMQDDYKSTTYAQQANLLAAKVFFEKGQLDQARNALSAAAASSTDKGLQSLARLQLASLLTQQKQYDQAVQQLSTDIQPEFAALAADRLGDVQSLQGKNAEAIKSYTTAFKGIEAGQPYRQMIAMKLTALGVDVSTIDPNFGKQDAAEEAAPAEAPASITAPAASAAASSAAAPASAPASAG is encoded by the coding sequence ATGGCGATTCAGATTCAGAACCTCGACCTGGAAGAACAGGAACAACTCGACAAGCTCAAGCACTTCTGGGAGCGCTGGGGCAACCTGATCAGCGGCGTGCTCATCGTGGCGCTGCTGGGTTTTGCCGGCTGGCGTGGCTACGACTGGTACCAGTCGCGCCAGGCGGGCCAGGCTTCCGGTCTGTACGACCAGGTGCAGGCCAACGCCGAGGCGGGCGATACGACCAAGCTGGCCAGTTCGCTCAAGGCCATGCAGGATGATTACAAGTCGACCACCTATGCACAGCAGGCCAACCTTTTGGCAGCCAAGGTGTTCTTCGAGAAGGGTCAGCTGGACCAGGCGCGTAATGCCTTGTCGGCTGCTGCCGCTTCCTCGACCGACAAGGGCCTGCAAAGCCTGGCCAGGCTGCAACTGGCCTCGCTGTTGACGCAGCAGAAGCAGTACGATCAGGCCGTGCAGCAGCTCTCCACCGACATCCAGCCCGAATTTGCCGCTCTGGCCGCCGATCGCCTGGGTGATGTGCAGTCGCTGCAGGGCAAGAATGCCGAGGCCATCAAGTCCTATACCACCGCGTTCAAGGGCATCGAAGCCGGCCAGCCGTACCGTCAGATGATCGCCATGAAGCTGACGGCGCTGGGCGTAGACGTCAGCACCATCGATCCGAATTTCGGCAAGCAGGATGCTGCCGAGGAGGCTGCCCCTGCAGAAGCACCGGCCAGTATCACAGCACCCGCAGCCTCCGCTGCCGCTTCGAGCGCAGCTGCGCCTGCCAGCGCACCGGCTTCTGCCGGCTGA
- the hisS gene encoding histidine--tRNA ligase, which produces MAEKITAIKGMNDVLPPQSAHWEWLEQQVREVMARFAYRNIRTPIVEPTGLFVRSLGEVTDVVEKEMYSFEDKLNGEALTLRPENTAGVVRAVVENNLLYEGGKRLYYMGPMFRHERPQRGRYRQFHQVGAEALGFAGAHVDAELILLAHSLWQQLGVRDVRLEINSLGQPDERKAHREALIRHFEAHADLLDEDGKRRLYSNPLRILDTKNPAMKPVVESAPRLLDFLGEASLQAFETLQAILRSNGVEFTINPRLVRGLDYYNLTVFEFITESLGAQGTICAGGRYDGLVEQVGGKPAPGVGWAMGVERVLELLKEQNLLPAIPVPDAYAVIPDMASLPVAMQAIQQLRMAGVSVQMHASATAEMGSFKSQFKKADGSGARYALVFGADEVAEGCVTVKSLRDGAGAQEKKPLAEIAQWANRLQSSD; this is translated from the coding sequence ATGGCTGAAAAAATTACCGCAATCAAGGGAATGAACGATGTGCTGCCGCCGCAGTCGGCGCACTGGGAATGGCTGGAACAGCAAGTGCGCGAGGTAATGGCGCGCTTTGCCTACCGCAACATCCGCACCCCCATCGTCGAGCCCACCGGCCTGTTCGTGCGCAGCCTTGGCGAAGTCACGGACGTGGTCGAGAAGGAGATGTACTCCTTCGAGGATAAGCTCAACGGTGAGGCGCTGACGCTGCGCCCGGAGAACACCGCCGGCGTGGTGCGCGCCGTGGTCGAGAACAACCTGCTGTACGAAGGTGGCAAGCGCCTGTACTACATGGGCCCCATGTTCCGCCATGAGCGCCCGCAGCGCGGCCGCTACCGCCAGTTCCACCAGGTAGGCGCCGAAGCGCTGGGCTTTGCCGGTGCGCATGTCGATGCCGAGCTGATCCTGCTGGCACACAGCCTGTGGCAACAGTTGGGCGTGCGCGATGTTCGGCTGGAAATCAACAGCCTGGGCCAGCCCGACGAGCGCAAGGCGCACCGCGAGGCGCTGATCCGCCATTTCGAGGCCCATGCCGACCTGCTGGACGAGGACGGCAAGCGCCGTCTGTACAGCAACCCGCTGCGCATTCTGGATACCAAGAATCCGGCGATGAAGCCGGTGGTGGAATCTGCCCCGCGCCTGCTGGATTTCCTGGGCGAAGCCTCGTTGCAGGCATTCGAGACGCTGCAGGCCATCCTGCGCAGCAACGGCGTGGAGTTCACCATCAACCCGCGTCTGGTCCGCGGTCTGGACTATTACAACCTGACCGTGTTTGAATTCATTACAGAAAGCCTGGGCGCCCAGGGCACCATCTGCGCCGGCGGCCGTTACGATGGTCTGGTCGAGCAGGTGGGCGGCAAGCCGGCCCCTGGCGTGGGCTGGGCCATGGGCGTGGAACGTGTGCTGGAGCTGCTGAAGGAGCAGAACCTGCTGCCGGCCATCCCGGTGCCGGATGCCTATGCCGTGATTCCCGACATGGCCAGCCTGCCGGTGGCGATGCAGGCCATCCAGCAGCTGCGCATGGCGGGGGTCTCGGTGCAGATGCATGCCAGCGCCACGGCCGAGATGGGCAGCTTCAAGTCGCAATTCAAGAAGGCAGACGGCAGCGGGGCGCGTTATGCGCTCGTGTTCGGTGCCGACGAAGTGGCCGAAGGCTGCGTTACGGTGAAATCGCTGCGTGACGGAGCCGGCGCGCAGGAGAAAAAACCGCTGGCCGAAATTGCGCAGTGGGCGAACCGCCTACAATCATCGGATTGA